A region of Oryzias latipes chromosome 18, ASM223467v1 DNA encodes the following proteins:
- the hacd4 gene encoding very-long-chain (3R)-3-hydroxyacyl-CoA dehydratase 4: MEEFRGMLSFRFVYIFTYNLFQFCGHTWILANTITRFFTFGTDALADTFYSVGFVMSLCQLLSALELFHIADGIEKARLLPRFLQVMEKNILLLVVNMCEEIQRKPVVCLQFFLWNILDLLRYPHELLCVVATPPIAMLWTRYSLWIPVYTLSVINEGTLIYQVLTLPEPAASNCPDLHGPLSSMAYLPVLAIGAGIAVWQLLKERRQHLERWSRRRKEN, translated from the exons ATGGAAGAATTCAGAGGAAT GCTCAGCTTTAGGTTCGTCTACATTTTCACCTACAACCTGTTCCAGTTCTGCGGTCACACCTGGATTCTGGCCAATACCATCACAAGGTTTTTCACCTTTGGGACAG ACGCTCTGGCGGACACCTTCTACTCGGTGGGCTTTGTGATGAGCCTCTGCCAGCTCCTGTCCGCCCTGGAGCTGTTCCACATCGCAGACGGGATCGAGAAAGCCAGACTCCTTCCTCGCTTCCTTCAG GTTATGGAGAAGAACATATTGCTGCTCGTGGTCAACATGTGTGAGGAAATTCAGAGGAAGCCCGTGGTGTGTTTGCAGTTCTTCCTGTGGAACATTCTGGACCTCCTGCG GTACCCGCACGAGCTGCTGTGTGTCGTGGCCACGCCCCCCATCGCCATGCTGTGGACGCGCTACTCCCTCTGGATCCCTGTATACACCCTGTCCGTGATCAATGAAG GCACCCTGATCTACCAGGTCCTGACCCTCCCTGAGCCAGCGGCCTCCAACTGCCCGGACCTCCACGGCCCCTTGTCCTCCATGGCCTACCTGCCCGTTCTCGCCATCG gaGCCGGCATCGCGGTGTGGCAGCTCCTGAAGGAGAGACGGCAGCATCTGGAGAggtggagcaggaggaggaaggagaactgA
- the focad gene encoding focadhesin has translation MTDSLKTRLEFSSPVIQAQAVRSLVAAVLKEKGSRGPITQSSAQSPALESLWQQCCSDCALVRSVCCDAVVLLVDQGHADLQHILNGALNLLPSARNLQGLLKVIGRLLQMQADQREEEADFTCPYSIRNSPHPYITALENRMDCWPALLLEIDDFIQQAVERTKASYITMLAPFLRYLYCEPQQQPQHALLRQSLLRVLLPAHLAARDRDQEKASVVHDSLLLCLCQLVPHMQLNRVEAALELSAFADALLQNLIRASGEFWSGERTGLLLQLLCACQRCRELNADCRPLLDLVLQLLPACQQDLPLDAVLMSVALLLLDAPAPQQSRLLSLALSLAPEEAQQPPWLSPVLVFPVLQLLSCSGLTEPLADLRTHRLTQGLAERLLLSISRPTGGPPQPGPGPSLPLCSWFSEVRVAVSVLHRVAGDPAAAADWLWAVSSALSCSQQLPSSFVLIVTHLVIAGDEDICRLALKAYQAIASVDPCQVPSLIPVLMFKLTREKNPAMALAVLQCLPNLGTHKLCVPMVLQTLQMLASAPKLRAVVMRLMTALWKKQDRVYPELQRLLSQQDSRVAVGKDAEWERVLARAACLRDVCRERPYQHGADMLAGISLTLKQCNKADMATPAALALQGLRALCQAEVVDFISTWKHLGAELRCDSRPLMVEAVAELLSLVPQLAVKSDDYEKLNGEVVSFLWSYASSQNPEVASCGYKALAAFPEGVHTILHLPEKVRPAVKILENEEDNDGNTEEEEEEKDLSIPGSSYMKLMALTSLSVLPALELFLTSLVRQEATQMPRGVYFSALRGGGLRSDQGKTVAGIPSFMLKTYEKNKQPGLKPGLAAGLLLCYELPVQTDREGKPMDRFLVSRGRSYQQTLTALIHEVNIQPSEWHRALLLPQAWRGFMSRTFHAVLQGRRADLEMQQKRGKEDPEELQYSQHCAWLWTRDQLSEVIKTATKDSPVVQGNSILALSSLAAVIAKYESNLPTDGSGSVGAGPEFVPTASWLMMVLDTLLSIISSSYKARGQVFPWFLHRSYSGENTASAIARSCASLALSLLVPVLVVWQKDGLVQVLSALQAGLPGSPAADDSQAVQFHSGLALGMVLSSLHHQRLSDVSTQKDKELLLKSLEALESCSFNPDLEYNTGCLLGLALVLSAMCSEGQTEQRAYVCRTLDRLLENLQNSGGQGRMLQEVLAYSVACVSVSSFCGGLTDASKAEEAMKTLQALTEESQQTPGFSLALGLVVHGLALSGHGKAEDIFPRLLAAWIKILLAEGCPTMQRLAAANGLVALVGSESYLIQLKSELELSSQQQSRLNEVIRAFTQIVSCSGAIGLQSNSACLLGHLHLAHLSSSHSHTAVPQDFSYLSEKSLIRSITDFLVEAGKKGPEEAPPVLVRTALTPLALAGGSFQFPPVNWSAVLSPLMRLSFGEEVQHQCVVLAATQAQSSQSASLFLGSWLSPPLVHSLSYRTRAHLYETLGAWMKHVAEDKLQVFVETLGLQQFQDDLRPRRLSLCSSLLRGLASAMALPNPRSAGWTLLCSAAEKIFNLLPEQIQDKEVDLYVGVAKCLSEMNDSEIDRIAGVSETQMEKTAFILAYLASRGRVPLLGLNDVIAGVIRGWPRHRVGWLLLQAFYQCRLSPSTNTGVSKRMEWLQELMGHIRNVAYGAASVTGGDPKLATDFLFQLFAAAVVCWADHRMPLLLGIRTQWFPWQPEPTPPLLTHSLYGVDVQADHALQQCLLGVCYSLPVLLDKEPWSSQTPKFIDWLLSIADGPDPRLSAATIRTAKAALLALKSSTEFRKKAVWTQAYGW, from the exons gaacagcccccatccatacatcactgccCTGGAAAACCGCATGGACTGCTGGCCAGCTCTGCTGTTGGAGATTGATGACTTTATTCAGCAGGCTGTTGAAAG AACTAAAGCTTCGTACATCACCATGCTGGCTCCCTTCCTCCGTTACCTGTACTGCGAACCCCAGCAGCAACCCCAGCATGCCTTGCTCCGACAGAGTCTCCTCAGGGTCCTGCTACCGGCACACCTCGCCGCCCGGGACCGAGACCAGGAGAAGGCCTCAGTGGTGCATGACAGCctgctgttgtgtctgtgtCAGCTGGTTCCACACATGCAG ctgaatcggGTGGAGGCGGCGCTGGAACTGAGCGCGTTTGCGGACGCCCTTCTCCAGAACCTCATCAGGGCTTCTGGGGAGTTCTGGAGCGGCGAGAGGACCggcctgctgctgcagctgctgtgtgCGTGCCAGCGGTGCCGGGAGCTGAACGCAGACTGCAGACCTCTGCTGGATCTGGTTCTGCAGCTCCTACCGGCCTGCCAACAG GACCTCCCGCTGGACGCAGTGCTGATGAGCGTGGCGCTGCTCCTGTTAGACGCCCCTGCACCTCAGCAGAGCCGACTGCTCAGTCTGG CTCTGAGTTTAGCCCCTGAGGAAGCCCAGCAGCCGCCCTGGCTGAGTCCGGTTCTGGTTTTCCCGGTGCTGCAGCTCCTGTCCTGTTCGGGTCTCACTGAGCCTCTGGCGGATCTGAGGACCCACCGGTTGACCCAGGGCctggctgagcggctgctcCTCAGCATCAGCAGGCCCACAGGCGGACCGCCACAG CCGGGCCCAGGGCCGAGCCTCCCTCTCTGCTCTTGGTTCAGTGAGGTCCGTGTGGCCGTGTCCGTCCTGCACAGAGTAGCCGGCGATCCAGCGGCGGCAGCTGACTGGCTTTGGGCGGTCAGCTCGGCCTTGTCCTGCAGTCAACAGCTGCCCTCCTCGTTCGTTCTCATCGTGACCCACCTGGTCATCGCGGGCGATGAGGACATCTGCCGGCTGGCGTTGAAGGCGTACCAAGCCATAGCCTCTGTTGACCCCTGCCAG GTGCCGTCCCTGATTCCAGTCCTGATGTTCAAACTGACGAGGGAGAAGAACCCCGCCATGGCCCTCGCTGTGCTCCAATGCCTGCCCAACCTCGGGACTCACAAG CTGTGTGTGCCCATGGTGCTGCAGACTCTCCAAATGCTGGCCAGCGCCCCCAAGCTGAGGGCTGTTGTAATGCGTCTCATGACTGCCCTCTGGAAAAAACAG GATCGAGTGTATCCAGAGCTGCAGCGGCTGCTGAGTCAGCAGGACAGCAGAGTGGCGGTGGGGAAAGACGCCGAGTGGGAGCGGGTCCTGGCCAGAGCCGCCTGCCTCAGAGACGTCTGCAGAGAAAG gcCTTACCAGCATGGGGCAGACATGTTGGCGGGCATTTCACTCACCCTGAAGCAGTGCAACAAAGCGGACATGGCGACCCCCGCTGCCCTCGCCCTTCAAGGCCTGCGTGCGCTTTGCCAAGCAGAG GTGGTGGATTTTATCTCAACGTGGAAACATCTTGGAGCCGAGCTTCGCTGCGATTCCCGGCCTTTGATGGTTGAAGCCGTGGCCGAGCTTCTGTCTCTGGTTCCACAGCTGGCGGTCAAATCAGACGACTATGAG AAGCTGAACGGTGAAGTGGTCAGCTTCCTCTGGAGTTATGCTTCAAGCCAG AATCCAGAGGTGGCCAGCTGTGGCTACAAGGCATTGGCCGCTTTTCCTGAAGGAGTCCACACAATTCTTCACCTTCCTGAGAAG GTCAGGCCGGCCGTCAAGATCCTTGAAAATGAGGAAGACAATGACGGAAATaccgaggaggaggaagaggagaaggatCTCTCCATCCCAGGGTCATCCTACATGAAACTGATGGCTCTGACCTCCCTCTCCGTTTTACCAG CTTTGGAGCTTTTCTTGACATCACTGGTGAGACAGGAGGCGACTCAGATGCCGCGGGGAGTGTACTTCTCTGCCCTGAGGGGGGGCGGTCTGCGGTCGGACCAGGGGAAAACGGTGGCGGGGATCCCGTCCTTCATGCTGAAGACCTACGAGAAGAACAAGCAGCCCGGACTCAAGCCTGGCCTGGCAG CCGGACTGCTGCTGTGCTACGAGCTTCCCGTGCAGACGGACCGTGAAGGAAAGCCCATGGATCGCTTCCTCGTCAGCCGCGGCCGCAGCTACCAGCAGACCCTCACCGCCCTCATCCATGAG GTGAACATCCAGCCCTCAGAGTGGCACAGGGCTCTTCTCCTGCCGCAGGCCTGGAGGGGCTTCATGAGCCGGACCTTCCACGCCGTCCTTCAG GGCAGACGGGCTGATCTGGAAATGCAGCAGAAACGGGGAAAGGAGGATCCGGAGGAGCTGCAGTACAGTCAGCACTGCGCCTGGCTCTG GACCAGAGATCAGCTGTCAGAAGTCATCAAAACAGCCACTAA GGACAGTCCTGTCGTTCAGGGAAACTCCATCCTGGCTCTGAGCAGCTTGGCCGCTGTCATCGCCAAGTATGAGAGCAACCTGCCCACCGACGGCAGCGGCAGCGTCGGG GCTGGACCGGAGTTCGTGCCCACCGCCAGCTGGTTGATGATGGTGCTGGACACTCTGCTcagcatcatcagcagcagctacaAGGCCAGAGGTCAAGTCTTCCCCTGGTTCTTGCAC CGCTCCTATTCAGGTGAAAACACCGCGAGTGCCATCGCCCGCTCCTGTGCCAGCCTGGCCCTCTCTCTGTTGGTCCCGGTTCTGGTGGTGTGGCAGAAAGACGGGCTGGTCCAGGTCCTGTCTGCCCTTCAGGCTGGCCTGCCTGGTTCTCCGGCTGCAGACGACTCTCAGGCTGTTCAGTTCCACTCCGGGCTGGCGCTCGGCATGGTTCTGTCCAGCCTGCACCACCAGCGCCTCAG TGACGTCTCCACTCAGAAGGACAAAGAGCTCCTCCTGAAGTCTCTAGAAGCTCTTGAAAGCTGCTCCTTCAACCCTGACCTGGAATACAA CACTGGCTGCTTGTTGGGCCTGGCTCTGGTACTGTCAGCTATGTGCAGCGAAGGACAGACTGAGCAACGGGCCTACGTCTGCCGGACTCTGGACAGACTGCTGGAGAACCTGCAGAACAGCGGAGGCCAAGGACGCATGCTGCAGGAG GTCCTGGCATACTCTGTGGCCTGTGTGAGCGTCTCCTCCTTCTGCGGAGGTCTGACCGATGCTTCCAAGGCCGAGGAGGCCATGAAAACGCTGCAAGCCCTCACGGAGGAGAGCCAGCAG ACCCCGGGCTTCTCCCTCGCCCTCGGGCTGGTCGTCCACGGCCTGGCGTTGTCTGGCCACGGCAAAGCGGAGGACATCTTCCCTCGTCTGCTGGCTGCTTGGATCAAGATTTTGCTGGCAGAG GGGTGTCCCACCATGCAGCGACTGGCTGCAGCCAACGGCCTGGTGGCTTTGGTGGGGTCAGAGAGTTACCTCATTCAG CTGAAGAGCGAGCTGGAGCTGTCCTCCCAGCAGCAGAGCCGACTCAACGAGGTCATCCGTGCCTTCACCCAG ATCGTCAGCTGCTCTGGAGCCATCGGCCTGCAGTCCAACAGCGCCTGCCTGCTGGGACACCTGCATTTAGCCCACCTGTCCAGCAGCCACAGCCACACTGCAG TCCCTCAGGATTTCAGTTACCTCTCAGAGAAGAGCCTCATCAGATCCATCACAGACTTCCTGGTTGAAGCTGGAAAGAAAG GTCCAGAGGAGGCCCCCCCTGTTCTGGTTAGGACGGCTCTGACCCCCCTGGCTCTGGCTGGAGGCAGTTTCCAGTTTCCTCCCGTTAACTGGAGTGCGGTCTTGTCCCCTCTGATGCGGCTGAGCTTCG GAGAGGAGGTGCAGCACCAGTGTGTGGTTCTGGCAGCAACTCAGGCCCAGTCCTCCCAAAGCGCCTCTCTGTTCCTGGGCTCCTGGTTATCGCCGCCCCTCGTGCACAGTCTCAGC TACCGGACTCGAGCCCACCTCTATGAGACTCTGGGCGCGTGGATGAAGCACGTCGCTGAGGACAAGCTCCAGGTCTTCGTGGAGACTCTGGGCCTCCAGCAGTTCCAGGACGACCTTCGACCCCGCCGGCTGTCCCTGTGCTCGTCTCTGCTGCGGGGCCTGGCTTCGGCCATGGCGCTCCCCAACCCCAGGAGCGCCGGCTGGACCCTGCTTTGCTCCGCCGCCGAGAAGATCTTTAACCTGCTGCCTGAACAGATCCAG GACAAAGAAGTGGATTTGTATGTGGGCGTGGCCAAGTGCTTGTCCGAGATGAACGACTCGGAGATCGACAGGATTGCAGGAGTCTCAGAG ACTCAGATGGAGAAGACCGCCTTCATCCTGGCGTACCTCGCCTCCCGGGGCCGCGTTCCTCTGTTGGGACTCAACGATGTCATCGCCGGCGTGATTCGCGGTTGGCCGCGCCACAGAGTGGGCTGGCTCCTCCTACAGGCTTTTTACCAGTGCCGCCTCTCCCCCAGTACCAACACAG GTGTGTCGAAGCGCATGGAGTGGCTCCAGGAGCTGATGGGACACATCCGGAACGTGGCCTATGGAGCAGCGTCTGTCACCGGCGGAGACCCGAAGCTG GCCACAGACTTCCTCTTCCAGCTCTTCGCCGCTGCTGTCGTCTGCTGGGCGGACCACCGCATGCCACTGCTGCTGGGCATCAGGACCCagtggtttccatggcaaccagagCCCACGCCCCCACTGTTGACACACAGTCTGTACGGCGTGGACGTGCAGGCTGACCACGCCTTGCAGCAGTGCCTGCTGGGAGTCTGCTACAGCCTGCCTGTGCTGCTGGACAAAGAGCCGTGGAGCAGCCAGACGCCAAAG TTCATAGACTGGCTTCTCAGTATAGCAGACGGTCCTGATCCCCGTCTGTCCGCCGCGACCATCCGCACAGCCAAAG CTGCTCTCTTGGCTCTGAAGTCCTCCACCGAGTTCAGGAAGAAAGCCGTGTGGACTCAGGCCTACGGCTGGTAG